In the genome of Gemmatimonadales bacterium, one region contains:
- a CDS encoding agmatine deiminase family protein: protein MPTGTPAKLGYRMPAEWERHRATWLSWPHKEASWPGNFGPVPGIFASMVRWLADREEVHINVAGPEMAGAVRRLLSDEGVACDNVFFHLNPTNDAWCRDHGPIFIQRKVEGRREEAIVDWGYNAWGGKYPPYDLDDVIPSRIGSEYHIPVFHPGIIMEGGSIEVNGQGTLLTTEACLLNPNRNPQLGRAEIEACLMEFLGVSKILWLGEGIVGDDTDGHVDDLTRFVDPSTVVTVVEEDSADQNYEPLQENLERLRGMTDQSGRPLRVVTLPMPRALYREGQRLPASYANFYIANGLVLLPTYDPPRDEEAASTLQSLFPDREVIGIDCADLVWGLGAFHCVTQQWPAL from the coding sequence ATGCCCACCGGCACGCCCGCGAAGCTGGGCTACCGGATGCCCGCCGAGTGGGAGCGCCACCGGGCCACCTGGCTCAGCTGGCCGCACAAGGAGGCCTCCTGGCCCGGCAACTTCGGCCCGGTGCCCGGCATCTTCGCCTCCATGGTGCGCTGGCTCGCCGACCGCGAGGAGGTGCACATCAACGTGGCGGGGCCGGAGATGGCGGGTGCGGTACGGCGGCTGCTGAGCGACGAGGGGGTCGCCTGCGACAACGTCTTCTTCCACCTCAATCCGACCAACGACGCCTGGTGCCGCGACCACGGGCCCATCTTCATCCAGCGCAAAGTGGAAGGCCGGCGGGAGGAGGCGATCGTCGATTGGGGCTACAACGCCTGGGGCGGCAAGTATCCTCCGTACGACCTGGACGACGTGATCCCCAGCCGGATCGGCAGCGAGTATCACATCCCGGTGTTCCATCCGGGCATCATCATGGAAGGCGGCTCGATCGAGGTGAACGGGCAGGGTACCCTGCTCACCACCGAGGCCTGCCTGCTCAACCCGAACCGGAATCCCCAGCTCGGTCGCGCCGAGATCGAGGCCTGTCTCATGGAGTTCCTCGGCGTCAGCAAGATCCTCTGGCTGGGCGAGGGGATCGTGGGTGACGACACCGACGGGCACGTCGATGACCTCACCCGCTTCGTCGATCCGAGCACGGTAGTGACGGTGGTGGAGGAGGACAGCGCAGACCAGAACTACGAGCCCCTGCAGGAGAACCTGGAGCGGCTACGAGGCATGACCGATCAGAGCGGCCGCCCGCTCCGGGTGGTGACCCTGCCGATGCCTCGGGCGCTCTACCGCGAGGGTCAGCGCCTGCCGGCCAGCTACGCCAACTTCTACATCGCTAACGGCCTCGTTCTCCTCCCGACGTACGATCCGCCGAGGGACGAGGAGGCCGCCAGTACCCTGCAGTCCCTGTTTCCCGACCGCGAGGTGATCGGCATCGACTGCGCCGATCTGGTCTGGGGTCTCGGCGCCTTCCACTGCGTGACCCAGCAGTGGCCGGCGCTCTAG